In Vibrio lentus, a single genomic region encodes these proteins:
- the recA gene encoding recombinase RecA — protein MDENKQKALAAALGQIEKQFGKGSIMRLGDNRTMDVETISTGSLSLDIALGAGGLPMGRIVEVYGPESSGKTTLTLELIAAAQKVGKTCAFVDAEHALDPIYAQKLGVDIDALLVSQPDTGEQALEICDALARSGAIDVLVIDSVAALTPKAEIEGEMGDSHMGLQARMLSQAMRKLTGNLKQSNCMAIFINQIRMKIGVMFGNPETTTGGNALKFYASVRLDIRRTGAIKDGDEVVGNETRIKVVKNKIAAPFKQAETQILYGKGFNREGELIDLGVKNKLVEKAGAWYSYKGDKIGQGKSNSCKHLRENPEIALELDTKLRELLLTPAVLEEKGAEKEEENEEL, from the coding sequence ATGGACGAGAATAAACAAAAAGCGTTAGCCGCAGCCCTTGGTCAGATTGAAAAGCAATTTGGTAAAGGTTCGATCATGCGTCTTGGTGATAACCGTACAATGGACGTAGAAACTATTTCTACAGGCTCTCTATCTCTAGATATCGCACTAGGTGCTGGTGGCCTACCGATGGGGCGTATCGTGGAAGTTTACGGTCCAGAATCATCAGGTAAAACAACGCTAACGCTTGAGCTTATTGCAGCGGCGCAAAAAGTGGGCAAAACGTGTGCATTCGTTGATGCGGAACACGCACTTGACCCTATCTACGCTCAAAAGCTTGGTGTTGATATCGACGCTTTGCTTGTGTCTCAACCAGATACCGGTGAACAAGCTCTAGAAATCTGTGATGCACTGGCTCGTTCAGGTGCTATCGATGTTCTTGTTATTGACTCGGTTGCTGCACTAACACCTAAAGCTGAGATCGAAGGCGAAATGGGCGATAGCCACATGGGTCTTCAAGCACGTATGCTTTCTCAAGCAATGCGTAAGCTAACAGGTAACCTTAAGCAGTCTAACTGTATGGCTATCTTCATTAACCAAATTCGTATGAAAATTGGTGTAATGTTCGGTAACCCAGAAACAACAACAGGTGGTAATGCACTTAAGTTCTACGCATCTGTTCGTCTTGATATTCGCCGTACTGGTGCAATCAAAGATGGTGATGAAGTTGTTGGTAACGAGACTCGTATCAAGGTTGTTAAGAACAAGATTGCTGCACCATTCAAACAAGCTGAAACTCAAATCCTTTACGGAAAAGGCTTCAACCGCGAAGGTGAGCTTATCGATTTAGGTGTTAAGAATAAGCTAGTAGAGAAAGCGGGCGCTTGGTACAGCTACAAAGGCGATAAGATCGGCCAAGGTAAATCGAACTCTTGTAAGCACCTACGTGAAAACCCAGAGATCGCTCTGGAACTTGACACTAAGCTTCGTGAATTGCTACTGACTCCTGCTGTTCTTGAAGAGAAAGGCGCAGAGAAAGAAGAAGAAAACGAAGAGCTATAA
- the pncC gene encoding nicotinamide-nucleotide amidase translates to MQTTQALSEKLGHLLAKHKHVLVTAESCTGGGVASAVTDIAGSSAWFDRAFVTYSNEAKQEMIGVQLETLVEFGAVSEPVVIEMAHGALQHSNGTISVSISGIAGPGGGTEDKPVGTVCFAWKATNGWNKVGTHVFTGDRSQVRQQATHHALQVIYDYLSMEDK, encoded by the coding sequence ATGCAGACGACTCAAGCTCTTAGTGAAAAACTCGGACACTTACTTGCGAAACATAAACATGTATTAGTGACGGCTGAATCTTGCACTGGCGGTGGCGTTGCTAGCGCGGTAACCGATATTGCTGGTAGCTCGGCTTGGTTTGACCGTGCTTTCGTGACCTACAGTAATGAAGCAAAACAAGAGATGATTGGTGTTCAGCTTGAAACCTTAGTTGAATTTGGTGCCGTGAGTGAGCCGGTGGTTATAGAAATGGCTCACGGGGCGCTGCAACATTCAAACGGCACGATTTCTGTATCGATCAGCGGCATTGCTGGCCCAGGTGGTGGTACGGAAGATAAGCCGGTAGGGACCGTGTGTTTTGCTTGGAAGGCTACAAATGGATGGAACAAAGTAGGAACGCATGTATTTACAGGCGATAGATCACAAGTACGCCAACAAGCCACGCACCATGCCCTGCAAGTTATTTATGATTACCTATCAATGGAAGACAAGTAA
- the mutS gene encoding DNA mismatch repair protein MutS codes for MKADQKHTPMMQQYLKLKAENPEILLFYRMGDFYELFYDDAKKASQLLDISLTKRGSSNGEPIPMAGVPYHAVEGYLAKLVQLGESVAICEQIGNPATSKGPVDRAVVRIVTPGTVTDEALLSERVDNLIASIYHHNGKFGYATLDITSGRFQLCEPETEEAMAAELQRTSPRELLFPEDFEPVNLMASRNGNRRRPVWEFELDTAKQQLNQQFGTRDLVGFGVESAKLGLCAAGCLIQYVKDTQRTALPHIRSLTMDKQDHSVILDAATRRNLEITQNLSGGTDNTLAEVLDHTATAMGSRMLKRWLHQPMRNISALDQRLDAIGEMKELALFTELQPTLKQIGDIERILARLALRSARPRDMARLRQAMEYLPELAETLTQLKHPYLTQLAQYASPVDEVSELLERAIKENPPVVIRDGGVIAEGYNAELDEWRDLAAGATEFLDKLEQEERERHGIDTLKVGYNNVHGFFIQVSRGQSHLVPPHYVRRQTLKNAERYIIPELKEHEDKVLSSKSKALAIEKKLWDELFDLLLPYLERLQNIASSVSQLDVLQNLAERADTLDYCRPTMTESAGVQIQAGRHPVVEQVMDEPFIANPIDLNDQRKMLIITGPNMGGKSTYMRQTALIALMAHIGCYVPAESATIGSIDRIFTRIGASDDLASGRSTFMVEMTETANILHNATPNSLVLMDEIGRGTSTYDGLSLAWASAEWLANQINAMTLFATHYFELTELPNQIPTLANVHLDAVEHGDSIAFMHAVQEGAASKSYGLAVAGLAGVPKAVIKNARAKLTQLEALSIDSPTSKPSGVDIANQLSLIPEPSEVEQALANVDPDDLTPRQALEELYRLKKLL; via the coding sequence GTGAAAGCCGATCAAAAACATACTCCTATGATGCAGCAGTACCTAAAACTAAAAGCAGAAAATCCAGAAATTTTGCTGTTCTATCGCATGGGAGATTTCTACGAGCTTTTCTACGATGATGCTAAAAAAGCCTCTCAACTCCTCGATATTTCGCTAACCAAGCGTGGCTCTTCAAACGGTGAGCCTATTCCTATGGCTGGTGTTCCATACCACGCCGTTGAAGGTTACCTTGCGAAGTTAGTGCAGTTGGGCGAGTCCGTAGCGATTTGTGAGCAGATTGGTAATCCAGCAACTTCAAAGGGCCCGGTTGATCGCGCTGTCGTAAGAATTGTGACTCCGGGAACCGTAACCGACGAAGCATTGCTTTCTGAGCGTGTTGATAACCTGATTGCCTCCATTTATCACCACAATGGTAAATTCGGCTACGCGACGCTTGATATTACTTCTGGCCGATTCCAGCTATGTGAGCCGGAAACCGAAGAAGCGATGGCGGCAGAGCTACAAAGAACGTCACCACGTGAGCTGCTATTCCCTGAAGATTTCGAACCCGTAAATTTGATGGCAAGTCGTAATGGCAATCGCCGTCGTCCAGTATGGGAATTTGAATTAGATACAGCGAAGCAACAACTCAATCAACAATTTGGTACTCGTGACCTAGTTGGCTTTGGCGTTGAAAGTGCAAAACTAGGTTTATGCGCTGCGGGCTGTTTGATTCAATATGTAAAAGACACTCAACGTACTGCTCTTCCACACATCCGTTCACTCACAATGGATAAGCAAGATCACTCAGTGATCCTTGATGCGGCTACTCGCCGTAATTTGGAGATCACCCAAAATCTTAGTGGCGGTACAGACAACACCCTAGCCGAAGTACTCGATCATACTGCGACGGCTATGGGTAGTCGTATGCTTAAGCGTTGGTTACATCAACCCATGCGTAATATTTCAGCTCTTGATCAACGCCTAGATGCGATTGGTGAGATGAAAGAGCTGGCTCTGTTTACTGAGTTACAACCAACGCTGAAACAGATTGGTGATATCGAGCGTATTCTTGCTCGATTGGCACTTCGTTCTGCTCGTCCACGTGATATGGCACGACTTCGCCAAGCAATGGAATACTTACCAGAGCTTGCAGAAACGCTGACGCAACTTAAGCACCCATACCTGACTCAGCTTGCTCAGTATGCATCTCCTGTCGATGAAGTATCAGAGCTGCTTGAGCGTGCGATAAAAGAGAACCCACCGGTGGTGATCCGCGATGGGGGCGTGATAGCTGAAGGCTACAACGCAGAACTTGATGAATGGCGCGACCTTGCTGCGGGTGCAACCGAGTTTCTGGATAAGCTTGAGCAAGAAGAGCGTGAACGTCACGGTATCGACACACTTAAAGTTGGCTACAACAACGTACACGGTTTCTTCATTCAAGTTAGCCGCGGACAAAGCCATCTTGTGCCACCACACTATGTTCGCCGCCAAACCCTGAAAAATGCAGAACGCTACATTATTCCTGAGCTGAAAGAGCACGAAGACAAAGTTCTCAGCTCTAAATCGAAAGCCCTAGCGATCGAGAAGAAGTTGTGGGATGAGTTGTTTGATTTGTTACTGCCTTATCTAGAGCGACTACAAAACATTGCTTCTTCAGTGTCTCAACTGGATGTTCTACAAAACTTAGCTGAGCGTGCAGACACCCTTGATTACTGTCGTCCAACCATGACAGAGTCTGCTGGTGTACAAATTCAGGCGGGTCGTCACCCCGTTGTTGAACAAGTAATGGACGAACCCTTTATTGCTAACCCTATCGACCTCAATGATCAACGTAAGATGCTGATCATCACAGGTCCAAACATGGGTGGTAAGTCGACCTACATGCGTCAGACCGCACTCATTGCGCTGATGGCTCATATTGGTTGTTATGTTCCAGCAGAAAGCGCGACGATTGGTTCTATCGACCGTATCTTTACTCGTATTGGCGCATCCGATGATTTGGCTTCGGGTCGTTCAACCTTCATGGTTGAGATGACAGAGACCGCGAACATTCTGCACAACGCGACACCAAATAGCCTTGTGTTAATGGATGAAATCGGTCGTGGTACCAGTACTTACGATGGCCTGTCTTTGGCTTGGGCAAGTGCGGAATGGCTAGCCAATCAAATCAATGCGATGACACTATTTGCAACGCACTACTTTGAGCTAACTGAGCTACCAAACCAAATACCAACCTTAGCGAACGTACACTTAGATGCGGTTGAACATGGCGACAGCATTGCCTTTATGCACGCAGTTCAAGAAGGTGCAGCAAGTAAATCTTACGGCCTTGCGGTTGCTGGATTGGCTGGCGTACCTAAAGCGGTGATCAAAAACGCACGTGCGAAACTGACTCAGCTAGAAGCATTGAGTATCGACTCTCCGACATCAAAGCCAAGTGGCGTTGATATCGCGAACCAACTTAGCCTGATACCTGAACCAAGTGAAGTAGAACAAGCACTTGCGAATGTTGATCCAGATGATCTGACACCTCGCCAAGCATTAGAAGAACTCTACCGTTTGAAGAAGTTGCTTTAG
- the rpoS gene encoding RNA polymerase sigma factor RpoS, with translation MSISNAVTKEEFDLNQATTEPEALGKAKRTVKKKAETKEETEVTSKSLDATQLYLGEIGFSPLLTAEEEVLYARRALRGDEAARKRMIESNLRLVVKISRRYSNRGLALLDLIEEGNLGLIRAVEKFDPERGFRFSTYATWWIRQTIERALMNQTRTIRLPIHVVKELNIYLRTARELSQKLDHEPTAEEIASKLDKPVGDVSKMLRLNERVSSVDTPIGGDGEKALLDIIPDINNSDPEVSTQDSDIKNSLIFWLDELNPKQKEVLARRFGLLGYEPSTLEEVGREISLTRERVRQIQVEGLRRLREILIKQGLNMENLFNVEND, from the coding sequence ATGAGTATAAGCAATGCAGTAACCAAAGAAGAGTTCGATCTTAACCAAGCAACCACGGAACCGGAAGCTCTTGGAAAAGCAAAACGAACAGTCAAAAAGAAAGCCGAAACGAAAGAAGAGACTGAAGTTACATCTAAGAGTTTAGATGCTACTCAACTCTACTTAGGCGAAATCGGTTTCTCACCACTATTAACCGCTGAAGAAGAAGTGCTTTATGCACGTCGAGCTCTGCGCGGTGATGAAGCAGCACGTAAACGCATGATCGAAAGTAACCTGCGTTTGGTGGTAAAAATTTCTCGTCGTTATAGCAACCGTGGTCTTGCACTTCTCGATCTTATTGAAGAAGGCAACCTAGGCTTGATTCGCGCCGTAGAGAAGTTTGATCCAGAGCGCGGCTTCCGTTTCTCAACTTACGCGACATGGTGGATTCGTCAAACCATTGAACGTGCGCTAATGAATCAGACTCGTACTATCCGTTTGCCAATTCATGTTGTGAAAGAGCTGAATATCTACCTGCGTACGGCACGAGAGTTATCACAAAAACTTGACCACGAACCAACGGCAGAAGAAATTGCTTCTAAGCTAGATAAGCCAGTCGGTGATGTGAGTAAGATGCTTCGTCTAAACGAAAGAGTGAGCTCCGTTGATACGCCTATCGGTGGTGATGGTGAGAAAGCGCTACTGGATATTATTCCGGACATCAATAACTCAGATCCTGAGGTTTCAACTCAAGATAGCGATATTAAAAACTCGTTGATTTTCTGGCTTGATGAGCTGAATCCTAAGCAGAAAGAGGTGCTTGCGCGTCGCTTTGGATTACTTGGCTATGAACCATCAACACTAGAAGAAGTAGGCCGTGAAATTAGCCTAACTCGTGAACGTGTTCGCCAAATCCAAGTTGAAGGTCTTCGTCGTTTACGTGAGATTCTAATCAAGCAAGGCTTGAATATGGAAAACCTGTTCAACGTAGAAAACGACTAA